The window TGTGGCCCGAATCGCATCGCCGCGACGAGCACCAAGGCCGCGACGCTCAGCGCGAGCACCACGGACACCACACCCTCGCCGAACGGCCGCCCCGCGAGCATCACGCCCACGATCGGCAGGTACGCCGCCATCGCGAGGTCCTCGATCACGAGCAGGGTCAGCACGCTCGGCGTCTCTCGGTTCCCAAGCCGACCAAGGTCGGCCAGCACTTTGGCGATCACACCTGACGACGAGATGTACGTCACGCCGCCGAGCAGAACGGCGGCCTCCGCGCTCCATCCGAGTGCCAGCCCGGCCAGCGCGCCCGGCGTTGCGTTGAGCGCGATGTCGAGCACGCCGGCGCGCCGGCCGGTCTTCACGCCGTCGGCGAGCTCGGCGGCGGAGTACTCGAGACCGAGCGTCAGGAGGAGGAGCACGACGCCGATCTCCGCGGCGAGCTGGAGGAAGTCGGCCGAGAGGTCGGGGGCGGCAAGGCCGCCCTCACCGAACACGACCCCCGCGAGTAGATAGGCCGGAATTGGGCTGACGCCCACACGATCCGAAAGCCGCGCGAGCACCGCGAGGCCGATCGCGATCGTCCCCAGCTCCACGAAGGCCAGTGCGACGTCGTCGGACGCCGCCCCGAGCAGCACTGCCGGCTAGCCCTTGCGCACGCGCGCGGTGAACGCCTCGAGGCCCTCGGGTGCGCCGACCGCGACCGCCACGGCCCCGGCCGCGAGCACTTCGTCGGCACCGGGCGCGGCGATCGGCTCACCTTCACCGATGATCGCGACCACCGAGACGCCCGTCGTGGTGTGGACAGCCGCTTCCTTCAGCGTGTTCCCGGCCCACTCGCTACCAGCCTCGATGCGGATCCAGTCGATCGCGAGACCTGCAAGATCCTGTTGCATCGCGGTGAGCTCCGACGCAACGCGTGACGCGCCGAGCAGTTCGGTGAGCGTGCGTGCGTCGTCGGCGTCGAGCTCGAGCGAGAACAGACATGCTTCCGGATCTTCGGCGGAGTACACGAGCAAGTCGCGCCG is drawn from Acidimicrobiia bacterium and contains these coding sequences:
- a CDS encoding cation:proton antiporter gives rise to the protein MLLGAASDDVALAFVELGTIAIGLAVLARLSDRVGVSPIPAYLLAGVVFGEGGLAAPDLSADFLQLAAEIGVVLLLLTLGLEYSAAELADGVKTGRRAGVLDIALNATPGALAGLALGWSAEAAVLLGGVTYISSSGVIAKVLADLGRLGNRETPSVLTLLVIEDLAMAAYLPIVGVMLAGRPFGEGVVSVVLALSVAALVLVAAMRFGPQITRVLHARTDEALLLGLIGTTLLVAGVAQQLDVSAAVGAFLVGIALSGPLQERVTTLVAPLRDLFAAVFFVLFGFSIDPATLPDVILPALALAVVTAVTKIATGWYAAGRVGAGPRGRMRAGTVLVARGEFSIVIAGLALTAGVEPDLVPLAGAYVLLLAVTGPILTRFADRLAPGASVPRRSVR
- a CDS encoding TrkA C-terminal domain-containing protein; this encodes MSEVTETKLPGIGVRYDFEIASGARVGVLVHRTGRRDLLVYSAEDPEACLFSLELDADDARTLTELLGASRVASELTAMQQDLAGLAIDWIRIEAGSEWAGNTLKEAAVHTTTGVSVVAIIGEGEPIAAPGADEVLAAGAVAVAVGAPEGLEAFTARVRKG